A genomic region of Leptospira barantonii contains the following coding sequences:
- a CDS encoding GerMN domain-containing protein has protein sequence MPDSEKRKNLIFILTGIIFTLVLLDKSTGSGFSLSASGFQGFRNIGKMGVESPSSPKGNLNHKEMMDQAEDEILGELLQNGDVQTSSDNSNAIEEDLNEDNLVPVMEPPVSSGHSEKESESHSSATATPVPSEKGELSLYFLKFYGKGSKSHSRLVKVLRLSKGGDRVKLVLNSLIAGPVSQEKEKGILNSIPQNLRYDADYRIEDGILKLSLSSDLERSAGPEILKDRIDQLTYSLIENLPIRGVQLRINGKFVRSLGGEGMPLPTLLTKNPRKIVVF, from the coding sequence GTGCCGGATTCCGAAAAAAGAAAAAATCTAATCTTCATTCTCACCGGAATAATCTTTACGTTAGTGCTCTTGGATAAAAGCACAGGGTCCGGATTTTCCCTTTCGGCTTCCGGATTTCAAGGTTTCAGAAACATCGGTAAAATGGGTGTCGAATCCCCTTCTTCCCCGAAGGGAAATCTGAATCATAAAGAAATGATGGATCAGGCCGAGGATGAAATTCTTGGAGAACTTCTTCAGAACGGAGACGTACAAACCTCGTCCGATAACTCGAATGCGATCGAAGAGGATTTAAACGAAGACAATCTCGTTCCCGTGATGGAACCGCCGGTTTCCTCGGGCCATTCCGAAAAAGAATCCGAATCCCATTCTTCCGCGACCGCAACCCCCGTTCCTTCCGAAAAGGGAGAATTGTCCTTATACTTCTTAAAGTTTTACGGCAAAGGAAGCAAAAGCCATTCCAGACTCGTAAAGGTTCTCAGACTTTCCAAAGGAGGAGACCGGGTCAAACTCGTGTTAAACTCCCTGATCGCCGGACCGGTTTCGCAGGAAAAGGAAAAAGGAATCTTAAACTCCATTCCGCAAAATCTACGTTATGACGCAGATTATAGAATCGAAGACGGAATTCTCAAACTCTCGTTGAGTAGCGATTTGGAAAGAAGCGCGGGGCCGGAAATTCTAAAGGATAGAATCGACCAGCTTACATACAGCCTGATCGAAAACCTTCCGATTCGAGGAGTTCAACTCCGAATCAACGGGAAGTTCGTCCGTTCTCTCGGCGGAGAAGGAATGCCGTTACCCACCCTTCTAACCAAAAACCCTAGAAAGATCGTCGTTTTTTAA
- the mqnC gene encoding cyclic dehypoxanthinyl futalosine synthase: MASIFSSQPTDKILEKALDGNRISPEEALALYRDGDHLKIMAAARTLREKILSHQYASYTMFRVVNYTNYCNVECSFCSFMDEIGNGKGYVLSAEEILEKMDYAVGEGADQMFLQGGVYPDLPFDYYLNVISSVKKKYPDMHIRAFSPVEIINLEKITGLPLKEVLQILKQTGLDSVPGAGAEILTDRMRNIISPKKATTEEWVRAMETCHEAGLPGSANIVFGSEETQEEVIEHLSVVRNLQDRTGGFLSFIPWTFQPQTKRFKVRAVSTQEYLKVLGICRIFLDNIPHIETSVMVLGKGVGQLALTSGADDISSVVIEENVLRSYGLKTEKEAIKFLKEGAFVPKRRDLLYNYDRYKNELAQTL, from the coding sequence GTGGCCTCTATCTTTTCATCGCAGCCAACCGACAAGATTTTAGAAAAAGCTTTGGACGGGAATCGGATTTCTCCGGAGGAAGCTCTGGCTCTTTATCGAGACGGGGATCATCTCAAGATCATGGCGGCGGCTCGGACTTTGAGAGAAAAAATTCTCTCCCATCAATACGCAAGTTATACGATGTTTCGAGTCGTGAATTATACGAACTACTGCAACGTAGAATGTAGTTTTTGTTCTTTTATGGACGAGATCGGAAACGGAAAGGGTTACGTTCTTTCCGCAGAAGAAATTTTGGAGAAGATGGATTACGCAGTCGGCGAAGGAGCCGATCAGATGTTCCTCCAAGGCGGGGTTTATCCGGATCTTCCTTTCGATTATTATTTGAACGTGATCAGCTCCGTAAAAAAGAAATACCCGGACATGCATATCCGCGCGTTTTCTCCGGTGGAAATCATCAACCTAGAAAAGATCACCGGACTTCCTTTGAAGGAGGTCCTACAAATTTTGAAACAAACTGGATTGGATTCGGTTCCGGGTGCGGGAGCGGAGATTCTTACGGATAGAATGAGAAACATCATTTCTCCGAAAAAAGCGACCACGGAAGAATGGGTGCGCGCGATGGAAACCTGTCACGAGGCGGGACTTCCGGGAAGCGCGAACATCGTATTCGGTTCCGAAGAAACCCAAGAAGAAGTCATCGAACATTTAAGCGTTGTGCGAAACCTCCAAGACCGAACCGGAGGATTCTTATCCTTTATCCCTTGGACCTTTCAACCGCAGACAAAACGGTTTAAGGTGCGCGCTGTTTCCACGCAAGAATATCTAAAAGTCCTCGGAATCTGCCGGATTTTCCTGGATAATATCCCTCATATCGAAACTTCCGTGATGGTTCTCGGAAAAGGTGTCGGTCAACTGGCGCTCACGAGCGGTGCGGACGATATATCTTCCGTAGTCATAGAGGAGAACGTGCTTCGCTCTTACGGACTCAAAACCGAAAAAGAAGCGATCAAGTTTTTAAAGGAAGGAGCGTTCGTTCCGAAACGAAGGGATCTTCTTTACAACTACGATCGATATAAGAACGAACTCGCACAAACTCTTTGA
- a CDS encoding ornithine carbamoyltransferase, producing the protein MSESNVKHLISWEDWSDSEILDLLHFAIHVKKNRVNYAGHLSGRSLAMLFQKTSTRTRVSFEVAMTEMGGHGIYLDWMASNFQLSDIDLEARYLSRNVSVIMARLKKHEDLLSMKNGSQVPVINGCDNMFHPCQSLADVMTIALDKPDRPLNQVRLTYVGVHNNVVNSLIGITAALGIHLTLATPIAEKENIHEPTVERAKSKGTLAWENNLEKAVKDADYVYTDTWLDMEFFNDPSYADKKKQRMELMMPYQINSSLMEKTNAKVMHDMPIHAGYEITRDVVLSAKSIIFQQAENRLDAQKAVILKLLEA; encoded by the coding sequence ATGTCTGAAAGTAACGTGAAACATCTCATTTCCTGGGAAGATTGGTCGGATTCCGAGATTTTGGATCTGCTTCATTTTGCGATCCATGTAAAGAAGAATCGCGTCAACTACGCGGGTCATCTCAGCGGTCGTTCCTTGGCGATGCTCTTTCAGAAAACCTCCACAAGAACCAGAGTTTCCTTCGAGGTCGCGATGACCGAAATGGGAGGACATGGAATCTATTTGGATTGGATGGCGTCTAACTTTCAACTTTCCGATATCGATCTGGAAGCGAGATATCTTTCCAGAAACGTTTCCGTCATCATGGCCCGTTTGAAAAAACACGAGGATCTTCTTTCAATGAAGAACGGTTCTCAGGTTCCCGTCATCAACGGTTGCGACAATATGTTTCATCCTTGTCAATCTCTGGCGGACGTAATGACGATCGCACTCGATAAACCAGATCGTCCTTTGAACCAAGTAAGACTTACCTACGTCGGAGTTCACAACAACGTAGTCAATTCTCTCATCGGAATCACCGCGGCTCTTGGAATTCATCTGACTCTTGCGACTCCGATTGCGGAAAAAGAAAACATACACGAGCCCACCGTGGAAAGAGCGAAGTCCAAAGGTACTCTCGCTTGGGAAAACAACCTGGAAAAGGCCGTCAAAGACGCGGACTACGTCTACACGGACACTTGGTTGGATATGGAATTCTTCAACGATCCTTCGTACGCGGATAAGAAAAAACAAAGAATGGAACTGATGATGCCGTATCAGATCAATTCTTCCCTGATGGAAAAAACAAACGCGAAAGTGATGCACGATATGCCGATCCATGCGGGTTACGAGATCACAAGGGACGTGGTTCTCAGCGCGAAATCCATCATCTTCCAACAAGCCGAGAACCGTTTGGACGCTCAAAAAGCGGTCATTCTAAAACTTCTTGAGGCTTGA
- a CDS encoding HpcH/HpaI aldolase/citrate lyase family protein codes for MSKLTHPREALFEGEKPFPIIPACEHFAGSEKLITKALELQNKLGGLFDITMDCEDGAQTGKEKEHAELIVRLQNSELNKHKMSGVRIHDYTNAFWKQDVDIIVPGAGEKIAYITIPKPTRAAQVEEMITYIQKAVQKAGLKREIPIHVLIETNGALQEIEKIAALPWLQVLDFGLMDFISGHHGAIPASCMKSPGQFDHELLRRGKANLVAAALANGVIPAHNVTLDLKNQYQTYKDAKRAHDDFGFLRMWSIYPTQIQAILDAMAPDYSEVQTAAEILIQAQNAEWGPIQYAGDLHDRATYRYFWEIIQKAKLTGIAISEEANKRFFS; via the coding sequence ATGTCTAAATTGACTCATCCAAGAGAGGCGCTCTTCGAAGGAGAAAAGCCTTTCCCTATCATTCCTGCCTGTGAGCACTTTGCAGGATCCGAAAAGCTAATCACAAAAGCATTAGAACTCCAGAACAAACTCGGCGGTCTTTTCGACATCACTATGGACTGCGAAGACGGAGCACAAACCGGGAAAGAAAAAGAACACGCGGAACTGATCGTTCGTCTTCAAAACAGCGAGCTCAACAAACACAAAATGAGCGGCGTGAGAATTCACGACTATACAAACGCATTCTGGAAACAAGACGTAGACATCATCGTTCCTGGCGCCGGAGAAAAAATCGCATACATCACCATTCCAAAACCTACACGCGCGGCTCAGGTTGAGGAAATGATCACTTATATCCAAAAAGCGGTTCAAAAAGCGGGACTCAAAAGAGAAATTCCGATTCACGTATTGATCGAAACCAACGGAGCTCTTCAAGAAATCGAAAAGATCGCGGCTCTTCCTTGGTTGCAAGTTCTTGACTTCGGTTTAATGGACTTCATCTCGGGACACCACGGAGCGATTCCCGCTTCTTGTATGAAAAGCCCTGGTCAGTTCGACCACGAACTTTTAAGAAGAGGAAAAGCGAACCTCGTAGCGGCGGCTCTTGCAAACGGAGTGATCCCTGCGCACAACGTAACACTCGATCTTAAAAATCAATATCAAACTTACAAGGACGCAAAACGCGCCCATGACGATTTCGGTTTCTTGAGAATGTGGTCCATCTACCCAACTCAGATCCAAGCGATCCTCGACGCGATGGCTCCGGATTACAGCGAAGTTCAGACTGCGGCTGAAATTCTCATCCAAGCGCAAAACGCGGAATGGGGACCGATCCAATACGCGGGCGATCTTCACGACCGTGCGACTTACAGATACTTCTGGGAAATCATCCAAAAAGCGAAACTTACGGGAATCGCGATTTCCGAAGAAGCAAACAAAAGATTCTTCAGCTAA
- a CDS encoding HAD family hydrolase, with amino-acid sequence MPKGPVFRNCLSMTEFSGDSLQALAFDVDGTLFSSEEIILEVYKDSISNFSKTSGIPIELPSRERIMVEIGKPVKTIFLNLLPQLTEDQRDEISDSVLRFLCERIRNGEGEFYPAVKETIEALSRKGFRILAASNGRRPYVETILEVAGVLSLFDPILVLDNERIKTKGGILKEYVKLYGLEPDKILMIGDRLSDHEAARQNGCPFAFCAYGHAPAGEIPDFEVELKNLSDLTEIL; translated from the coding sequence ATGCCAAAAGGACCCGTTTTCAGAAACTGTCTTTCGATGACTGAATTTTCCGGCGATTCCCTGCAAGCGCTCGCATTCGACGTGGACGGAACCTTGTTTTCCTCCGAAGAAATCATACTCGAAGTCTATAAAGACTCGATCTCCAATTTTTCCAAAACCTCGGGAATCCCGATCGAACTTCCATCCCGAGAACGAATCATGGTGGAAATCGGGAAACCGGTCAAAACCATCTTTCTCAATCTTTTACCCCAACTCACAGAGGATCAAAGGGACGAAATCTCCGACTCGGTTTTGCGTTTCTTGTGCGAAAGAATCCGCAACGGCGAGGGAGAATTCTACCCCGCCGTAAAAGAAACGATCGAAGCGCTTTCCAGAAAGGGGTTTCGAATTTTGGCCGCCTCTAACGGACGCAGACCCTATGTCGAAACGATCTTGGAAGTCGCGGGAGTTCTTTCCTTGTTCGATCCGATCCTGGTTCTCGATAACGAAAGAATCAAGACCAAGGGCGGAATTTTAAAAGAATACGTAAAACTCTACGGCTTAGAACCGGATAAGATTCTCATGATCGGAGACAGACTTTCGGATCACGAAGCCGCTCGCCAAAACGGTTGTCCCTTCGCCTTTTGCGCGTACGGACACGCACCCGCCGGAGAAATCCCTGATTTTGAAGTAGAGCTCAAAAACCTTTCCGATCTTACCGAAATCCTGTAG
- a CDS encoding sensor domain-containing diguanylate cyclase, whose translation MRFSLGNNQKIKLLARRVFFNPFPDDYLRIYQPDIRRATVIYFFFCIGISFLSALVPDGASPFGEENRILVFSRLTVVGLSAFFAFLLIKWKSFFRKRIERYSILSSGTIVFSILPYVFLDSERMGLYFHFYTTLVVSGNILLWFTGTTVIFFNALFYFSLVLCTTLTGNAKALQHDFANVLIYLFTGVFGNLLINFWRVMDHRAKKKLQKAVSKLRDKNIQIEKISKVDELTRLYNRRYLIEQFELFLKRAQRYKFSLAMIILDMDYLKEINDSYGHLAGDSALRSISDVMKQRVRATDICSRIGGDEFCILLDAIKKDDLSLLCEKLRTDVAEKELSYRTKNGDPVKITVSIGACIFGPEEEFSFDDIYHSIDSALYESKKKGRNRVSFIEPIRYFPKEISGSSTTVS comes from the coding sequence ATGAGATTCTCATTGGGCAACAATCAAAAAATAAAACTCCTGGCTCGGAGAGTTTTTTTCAACCCGTTCCCGGACGATTATTTGAGAATCTACCAACCCGATATTCGAAGAGCCACCGTGATCTACTTTTTCTTCTGTATCGGGATCAGTTTTCTTTCCGCCTTGGTTCCGGACGGCGCCTCTCCTTTCGGAGAAGAAAATCGGATCTTAGTTTTTTCACGTTTAACGGTCGTCGGACTCTCCGCTTTTTTCGCATTTCTACTTATAAAATGGAAAAGTTTTTTTCGCAAGAGAATTGAACGATATAGCATTCTTTCCTCGGGCACGATCGTGTTTTCCATTCTCCCGTACGTGTTTTTGGATTCGGAAAGAATGGGTCTTTACTTCCATTTTTACACAACCTTGGTTGTGAGCGGGAATATTCTCCTTTGGTTCACGGGAACCACGGTGATCTTTTTCAACGCGCTCTTCTATTTTTCTTTGGTTTTGTGTACGACTCTTACGGGTAACGCGAAGGCATTGCAACACGACTTCGCAAACGTTTTGATCTATCTGTTCACCGGAGTTTTCGGAAATCTTCTCATTAATTTTTGGAGAGTGATGGACCACCGCGCCAAGAAAAAACTCCAAAAGGCGGTGAGCAAACTTAGGGATAAGAACATCCAGATCGAAAAGATCTCGAAGGTGGACGAACTGACAAGACTCTACAATCGTAGATATCTGATCGAACAGTTCGAACTTTTTTTAAAGAGAGCACAACGTTATAAATTCTCCCTCGCGATGATCATTCTCGATATGGATTATCTAAAGGAAATCAACGATTCGTACGGACATTTGGCGGGAGACTCCGCGCTCCGTTCCATCTCGGACGTGATGAAACAAAGAGTCAGAGCGACCGATATTTGTTCTCGGATCGGCGGGGATGAATTTTGTATTCTTCTCGACGCGATTAAGAAGGACGATCTTTCTCTTCTTTGCGAAAAGTTAAGAACCGATGTCGCCGAAAAAGAACTTTCGTATCGGACTAAAAACGGAGATCCGGTGAAGATCACCGTTTCGATCGGGGCTTGTATCTTCGGGCCCGAGGAAGAATTCAGCTTCGACGATATCTATCATTCCATCGACTCCGCTCTTTACGAATCGAAGAAAAAAGGTCGTAACCGGGTTTCCTTCATCGAACCCATTCGGTATTTTCCGAAAGAGATTTCCGGATCTTCGACTACTGTTTCTTAG
- a CDS encoding peptide chain release factor 3: MSETVTQKPNQSIEEETRRRRTFAIIAHPDAGKTTLTEKLLLYGGAIQLAGAVKARKNRKAATSDWMEMEKEKGISITSAALQFEYSGHVLNLLDTPGHEDFSEDTYRTLIAADTAVMVLDAGKGVEPQTIKLFKVCRDRGIPIVTFINKMDRPTKNLFVLLDEIEKVLGISAVPMVWPIGTGVDFSGVYSRKDKSILTYDKTPGGSQKSSFQTSGVNDPELDSRFEDWVIKSFREELELVEGGISEFSQEDFLESKITPVFFGSAVNNFGIQLFLDEFIKIAPPPLFFPLKDGSRLDPITTPFSGFIFKVQANMNRQHRDRIAFLRVTSGKFERGLNVLHGRLGKSVKLSSSFAFFGQDRNTVDEAYPGDIIGLVNPGTYAIGDIVATSKVPDLKGLPVFAPELFATISSSDTASMKSFRKGIDQLAEEGILHLFSSQTIGGGLAIIGAMGQLQFEVFRRRLLDEYNAPSNITILPYAISCWIGQEDLAKVPSSANLVTDRGGRAALLFDTEWDKGYFQKKNPEITLLDYPPSS, from the coding sequence GTGAGCGAGACAGTAACACAAAAACCGAATCAATCCATCGAGGAAGAAACTCGAAGAAGGAGAACCTTCGCGATCATCGCTCACCCAGACGCCGGAAAAACGACTCTTACCGAAAAGCTTCTTTTATACGGAGGTGCGATCCAACTCGCGGGAGCCGTTAAGGCGCGTAAGAATCGTAAGGCCGCAACCTCCGACTGGATGGAGATGGAAAAGGAAAAAGGAATTTCCATCACTTCCGCCGCGCTTCAGTTCGAATACAGTGGACATGTTCTCAATTTATTGGATACTCCCGGTCACGAAGATTTTTCCGAAGATACGTATCGTACATTGATCGCGGCCGATACCGCGGTGATGGTACTCGACGCGGGGAAAGGTGTGGAACCTCAGACGATCAAACTCTTTAAGGTTTGTCGCGATCGTGGAATTCCGATCGTAACGTTCATCAACAAGATGGACAGACCTACAAAAAATCTTTTTGTTCTTTTGGATGAGATCGAAAAAGTTCTCGGGATTTCTGCGGTGCCTATGGTGTGGCCGATCGGAACCGGTGTGGATTTTAGCGGAGTGTATTCCCGCAAAGATAAATCCATTCTTACCTATGATAAAACTCCGGGCGGAAGTCAGAAGTCTTCCTTTCAAACCTCGGGCGTCAACGATCCCGAACTCGATTCTCGTTTTGAAGACTGGGTCATCAAATCCTTTCGGGAAGAATTGGAACTCGTAGAAGGTGGGATTTCGGAATTCAGTCAGGAAGATTTTTTAGAATCGAAAATCACTCCGGTCTTTTTCGGTTCCGCGGTGAACAACTTCGGAATTCAATTGTTTCTCGACGAATTTATTAAGATCGCTCCGCCTCCGTTATTCTTTCCTTTGAAAGACGGTTCCCGTTTGGATCCGATCACAACTCCGTTCAGCGGATTTATCTTTAAGGTTCAGGCGAACATGAACCGTCAACACCGGGATAGAATCGCGTTCTTGCGCGTAACCTCGGGCAAGTTTGAAAGAGGGCTTAACGTGCTTCACGGAAGACTCGGCAAGTCCGTAAAACTTTCTTCTTCCTTCGCATTTTTCGGTCAAGATCGGAACACCGTGGACGAGGCGTATCCGGGCGATATCATCGGTCTCGTCAATCCGGGAACGTATGCGATCGGTGATATCGTCGCGACTTCCAAGGTTCCCGATCTCAAAGGACTTCCGGTGTTTGCGCCCGAGTTGTTCGCTACGATTTCCTCGTCCGATACGGCGAGTATGAAAAGTTTTCGAAAGGGAATCGATCAGCTTGCGGAAGAGGGGATTCTCCATTTATTTTCATCTCAGACGATCGGTGGTGGTTTGGCGATCATCGGCGCGATGGGTCAACTTCAGTTCGAGGTTTTTCGAAGAAGACTTTTGGACGAATACAACGCGCCTTCTAATATTACGATTCTTCCCTACGCGATCTCTTGTTGGATCGGGCAAGAGGATTTGGCGAAGGTTCCTTCCTCCGCAAACCTGGTTACGGACCGGGGCGGAAGGGCGGCGCTTTTGTTTGATACCGAATGGGACAAGGGATACTTTCAAAAGAAGAATCCGGAAATAACCCTTTTGGATTATCCACCGAGCTCATAA
- a CDS encoding (Fe-S)-binding protein, whose translation MAISQIAFHLIFTILFVVANVVFIRAILYRLNLIFSARKAAGTENFLENPNWAFRINSFIQNVILQKKNFKEPLRGIMHAFIFYGFIVYTIHTTSQMIAGIAGYGMDDPYKFSLVGFLFGEHAGHLYESIVQVVSLLVLTGLGFFAWRRWIQKANGLDVHSPASAIVISMISILMISTLLGEGAKAVGAVYDSPTETASFLAAGIGAVWKSIGVEYSTADVVVQIMWWVHILSVFAFMLYVPTSKHAHLIFAPFNYFLQSDTPKGALSKINLEDENVVWGVNRVEDFPWPNLLDGMSCIECGRCQVQCPANRTGKVLNPKMIIADLKHALLDKMPEVAKIRGEETDAGAAAEKVAALDTGVINSYEGLSEEALWGCTTCYACVEACPVGNNQVNAIMEMRRHLVLAESKFPVELQNAFVNMENNSNPWGVGAHTRADWADGLGVKTMAEDSNVDVLYWVGCAGAFDERNKSIAKSFVKILQKADVKFGILGTEENCSGDSARRGGNEYLYQTLAQSNVDTMNGYNVKKVVTACPHCYNTIKNEYPQFGGNFEVVHHSEFINELVKDKKLDVKTAEDASSGKYTYHDSCYIGRYNDNYENPRDVVKKVAGGKLAEPSDHHTKGLCCGAGGAQMWMEEQNNDRVNVKRTKQLLDTGATTIATACPFCVTMITDGVKHEGKIEEVKVKDIAELVADNLQ comes from the coding sequence ATGGCAATTTCGCAAATCGCCTTTCATCTAATCTTCACAATCTTATTCGTAGTCGCGAATGTAGTTTTTATCCGTGCGATTCTTTATCGCCTCAACTTGATTTTCAGCGCGAGAAAAGCCGCTGGAACCGAAAACTTTTTAGAGAACCCGAACTGGGCGTTCCGAATCAATAGTTTTATTCAGAACGTGATTCTTCAAAAGAAGAACTTCAAAGAACCTCTTCGCGGTATCATGCACGCGTTTATCTTCTACGGTTTTATCGTGTATACCATCCACACGACAAGCCAGATGATCGCCGGTATCGCAGGATACGGAATGGATGATCCGTATAAATTCTCCTTAGTAGGTTTCTTATTCGGAGAACACGCGGGACATCTTTACGAGTCCATCGTTCAAGTTGTTTCCCTTCTCGTTTTAACCGGTCTCGGTTTCTTCGCTTGGAGAAGATGGATTCAAAAAGCAAACGGGTTGGACGTTCATTCTCCGGCTTCCGCGATCGTGATTTCCATGATTTCCATTCTGATGATCTCCACTCTTTTGGGTGAAGGTGCAAAAGCGGTCGGAGCGGTTTACGATAGCCCTACCGAAACAGCTTCCTTTCTTGCGGCCGGAATCGGCGCGGTTTGGAAATCCATCGGTGTGGAATATTCCACTGCGGACGTGGTCGTTCAAATCATGTGGTGGGTTCACATTCTTTCCGTTTTCGCATTTATGCTTTATGTGCCGACTTCCAAACACGCGCACTTGATCTTCGCTCCGTTTAACTACTTCCTACAATCCGATACTCCGAAAGGCGCTCTTTCCAAAATCAATTTGGAAGATGAGAATGTAGTCTGGGGTGTAAACCGCGTGGAAGACTTTCCTTGGCCGAACCTTCTCGACGGTATGTCTTGTATCGAATGTGGTCGTTGCCAAGTTCAGTGTCCTGCGAACAGAACCGGAAAGGTTCTGAACCCTAAGATGATCATCGCGGATCTGAAACACGCACTTCTCGACAAAATGCCGGAAGTCGCTAAGATCAGAGGGGAAGAAACCGACGCAGGCGCGGCGGCTGAAAAAGTTGCGGCCCTCGACACCGGAGTCATCAACAGCTACGAAGGTCTTTCCGAAGAAGCTCTCTGGGGTTGTACTACTTGTTACGCTTGTGTGGAAGCCTGCCCGGTCGGAAACAACCAGGTGAACGCGATCATGGAAATGAGAAGACACTTGGTTCTCGCGGAATCTAAGTTCCCTGTGGAATTACAAAACGCTTTCGTAAACATGGAAAACAACTCGAACCCTTGGGGAGTTGGAGCTCACACAAGAGCGGATTGGGCGGACGGTCTTGGTGTTAAGACCATGGCTGAAGATTCCAACGTGGACGTTCTTTATTGGGTCGGATGTGCGGGCGCTTTCGACGAAAGAAACAAAAGCATCGCTAAGTCTTTCGTAAAAATTCTCCAGAAGGCGGACGTGAAGTTCGGTATCCTCGGAACCGAAGAAAACTGTTCCGGAGACTCCGCAAGAAGAGGTGGTAACGAATATCTCTACCAAACTCTCGCACAATCCAACGTAGACACGATGAACGGATACAACGTGAAAAAAGTCGTAACCGCTTGTCCACACTGCTACAATACGATCAAAAACGAATATCCTCAGTTCGGCGGAAACTTCGAAGTGGTTCACCACTCCGAATTCATCAACGAACTTGTTAAGGACAAAAAACTCGACGTTAAAACCGCCGAAGACGCTTCTTCCGGAAAATACACGTATCACGATTCTTGCTACATCGGCCGTTACAATGACAACTACGAAAACCCGAGAGACGTGGTTAAAAAAGTTGCCGGTGGAAAACTCGCAGAGCCTTCCGATCACCACACAAAGGGTCTTTGTTGTGGAGCCGGTGGAGCTCAGATGTGGATGGAAGAACAAAACAACGACCGTGTCAACGTCAAGAGAACCAAACAACTTCTGGATACAGGAGCGACTACAATCGCAACGGCTTGTCCTTTCTGCGTGACCATGATTACCGACGGGGTAAAACACGAAGGAAAGATCGAAGAAGTAAAGGTAAAAGACATCGCGGAATTGGTTGCGGACAATCTACAGTAA
- a CDS encoding LIC11299 family lipoprotein, with translation MIKIINFTLVFMMALAACTKQIHERIHIDTGVTVETLGPHKYKLVAIGGASSTSVEENDIFKMKNTSCNAAKSIASRKLEELEPEQKNRQFFMEATNTKFIDDGAYCEITYHYELPVPKKQ, from the coding sequence ATGATCAAAATTATAAACTTCACACTGGTGTTTATGATGGCTCTTGCCGCTTGCACCAAACAGATTCACGAAAGAATTCACATCGATACGGGCGTGACCGTGGAAACCCTGGGACCTCATAAATACAAACTCGTCGCAATCGGAGGGGCTTCCTCAACGTCCGTGGAAGAAAACGATATATTCAAAATGAAGAATACTTCCTGCAACGCGGCCAAGTCGATCGCATCTAGAAAACTGGAAGAGTTGGAACCGGAACAAAAGAACAGACAATTCTTTATGGAAGCGACGAACACGAAATTTATAGACGACGGGGCTTATTGCGAAATCACGTATCACTACGAGCTACCCGTTCCTAAGAAACAGTAG